A region of Chelonoidis abingdonii isolate Lonesome George chromosome 8, CheloAbing_2.0, whole genome shotgun sequence DNA encodes the following proteins:
- the P2RY12 gene encoding P2Y purinoceptor 12, with amino-acid sequence MNAKYNFSYPGNESNCNSDNKISQVLFPLLYTVLFFVGIVMNGLAMRVFFQISSKSNFIIFLKNTVISDVLMILTFPFKILSDAKMVPWALRGFVCQVSQVIFYFTMYISILFLGLITIDRYQKTARPFKTSSTSSLLGAKILSTVIWILMFILSLPNMILTNKKPTDKTVKKCAHLKSEFGLVWHEIVNYICQFIFWVNLVIIVVCYILITKELYKSYKRTRCTGKVSRKPVNIKVFIIIAVFFVCFVPFHFTRIPYTLSQTRDVFQCSAKNILFYIKESTLWLTSLNACLDPFIYFFLCKSFRKSLINMLHKHIKEQNNGDSSDETPM; translated from the coding sequence ATGAACGCCAAATACAACTTCAGCTATCCTGGAAACGAAAGCAACTGCAACAGTGATAACAAAATCAGTCAAGTTCTCTTTCCCTTGCTCTACACTGTTCTCTTTTTCGTGGGCATTGTCATGAATGGCCTGGCAATGCGGGTGTTTTTTCAAATCTCCAGTAAATCTAATTTCATCATCTTCCTTAAGAACACGGTCATTTCTGACGTCCTCATGATCCTGACTTTTCCATTCAAAATTCTCAGTGATGCAAAAATGGTGCCTTGGGCACTGAGGGGATTTGTATGCCAGGTCTCACAGGTCATATTTTACTTCACCATGTACATTAGTATTTTGTTTCTGGGTCTAATAACTATTGATCGCTATCAGAAAACTGCCAGACCATTTAAAACATCAAGCACTAGCAGCCTGTTAGGCGCTAAGATTCTGTCCACGGTAATATGGATATTAATGTTTATTCTCTCACTACCTAACATGATTctgacaaacaaaaaacccacagataAAACGGTGAAGAAATGTGCTCACTTGAAATCAGAGTTTGGGTTAGTATGGCATGAAATTGTGAACTACATTTGCCAGTTTATCTTCTGGGTTAATTTGGTCATCATTGTTGTATGTTACATACTCATAACTAAAGAACTGTATAAATCATATAAAAGAACAAGATGCACAGGGAAGGTGTCCAGAAAACCTGTAAATATTAAGGTATTTATCATTATtgcagtgttttttgtttgttttgtcccATTCCATTTTACTAGAATTCCCTATACCTTGAGCCAAACAAGAGATGTTTTTCAATGCTCTGCTAAGAACATATTGTTCTATATAAAGGAGAGCACCCTCTGGTTGACATCTTTAAATGCATGCCTAGATCCAttcatatattttttcctttgtaagtcCTTTAGAAAATCCTTGATAAACATGTTGCACAAACACATCAAGGAGCAGAACAATGGAGATAGTAGTGATGAGACGCCAATGTAA